A single window of Streptomyces aquilus DNA harbors:
- a CDS encoding esterase-like activity of phytase family protein, with amino-acid sequence MRLRTVLATTTAALAATTCLSAAGPANASTTHACSPSVSIDRFSDALDKTSYDGTFVGNFSALAVDRDGSLAALSDRSSLFSLDARTLAPRGVVALADENGAALDSEGLVIDRDGTRLVTSETEPSVRRYSTDGRVLDRLPVPDALRVAPAGRAVANGTFEGLTWYRGGRSLLASMEYALSGDTSGAVRFQTWRRTGAGFALSTQYAYQPDAGLGVPEVQSLPDGRLLVLERGFTSGVGNTVRLYLADPRHATDTSGVENLTGQDGVRLVRKTLLTDIATCPTLGATAKQPQPNPLLDNIEGMTITGRGKGAWKVLLVSDDNQNAVQTTRFYYLSVKPAR; translated from the coding sequence ATGCGCCTGAGAACCGTACTCGCGACCACCACCGCGGCCCTGGCGGCGACCACCTGTCTGTCCGCCGCCGGGCCCGCCAACGCCTCGACCACCCACGCCTGTTCGCCCTCCGTGTCCATCGACCGCTTCTCCGACGCGCTCGACAAGACGTCGTACGACGGGACGTTCGTCGGGAACTTCTCCGCGCTGGCGGTGGACCGGGACGGCTCGCTCGCGGCCCTCTCCGACCGGTCGTCGCTGTTCTCGTTGGACGCGCGGACCCTCGCCCCGAGGGGTGTGGTGGCGCTCGCCGACGAGAACGGCGCCGCCCTCGACTCCGAGGGCCTGGTGATCGACCGGGACGGCACCCGGCTGGTGACGTCGGAGACGGAGCCGTCCGTACGCCGGTACAGCACGGACGGCCGCGTCCTCGACCGCCTGCCGGTGCCGGACGCGCTGCGGGTGGCACCGGCGGGGCGGGCGGTCGCCAACGGCACGTTCGAGGGGCTGACCTGGTACCGCGGGGGCCGGTCCTTGCTGGCGTCGATGGAGTACGCGCTGTCCGGTGACACCTCGGGCGCGGTCCGCTTCCAGACCTGGCGCCGGACGGGTGCGGGCTTCGCCCTGTCGACCCAGTACGCCTACCAGCCCGACGCAGGCCTCGGCGTCCCCGAGGTCCAGTCCCTCCCCGACGGCCGCCTCCTCGTCCTGGAACGCGGCTTCACCTCCGGCGTCGGCAACACCGTCCGCCTCTACCTGGCCGACCCGCGCCACGCGACGGACACGAGCGGGGTGGAGAACCTGACGGGCCAGGACGGCGTACGGCTGGTGAGGAAGACCCTCCTCACGGACATCGCCACCTGCCCCACCCTCGGCGCCACCGCCAAGCAGCCCCAGCCGAACCCACTGCTCGACAACATCGAGGGCATGACGATCACGGGCCGTGGCAAGGGAGCGTGGAAGGTGCTGCTGGTCAGCGACGACAACCAGAACGCGGTGCAGACGACGCGGTTCTACTACCTCAGCGTCAAGCCCGCGCGCTGA
- a CDS encoding serine hydrolase domain-containing protein, producing MSDRSRSLPGRPSLRYLKIEAKRRLRAGEFTTLDEAQLTIAREHGAPSWTALKRLVENRVTPGRRHASRQLRWIAARFADADAPAWHAPAEEELREHFHEQLLEATPPEELLPRLMKLAPRLRGPRTGALALVEDTPTHALARLDSADLAAVTQMQAVVERTPPYRLVELRVHPTAEIDDPRLTAPGTRTEGRVPTPASEVAAQVFAELGLPGLALAAADPRGTVWALARGWSALDPVEPLTTRHRFPAGSVTTLVTATAVLRLVADGRVGLDDPADRNLHTVRLADPAITVRELLGHTGGVDTPSERLTDQVPDPLALFGPVIPCGGPRGRHARSDAGYAALGLLVENLTGSPFPQAAADLVLRPLGMTDSFFPAHRPAASGETHTVTGYVAFEDGTLIPVRERVSTMPAAAGLWTTAPDLVRFGLGWHTLLPDDLARQALTPQTALPGAGHAGLGWELDPSGEVAGRTGHLPGASASLAVHLRDRRVHVALTNRSTPLEPVNGRILRALG from the coding sequence GTGTCCGATCGCTCCCGTTCCCTGCCCGGCCGCCCGAGCCTGCGGTATCTCAAGATCGAGGCCAAACGCCGGTTGCGTGCCGGTGAGTTCACCACCCTGGACGAGGCGCAGCTGACGATCGCCCGCGAGCACGGAGCGCCGAGCTGGACGGCGCTCAAGCGGCTCGTCGAGAACCGCGTCACTCCCGGGCGACGACACGCGAGCCGGCAACTGCGGTGGATCGCCGCACGGTTCGCGGACGCCGACGCACCCGCCTGGCACGCGCCCGCCGAGGAGGAGCTGCGCGAGCACTTCCACGAGCAGCTCCTCGAAGCGACGCCGCCCGAGGAACTGCTGCCGAGGCTCATGAAGCTCGCGCCGCGTCTGCGCGGCCCCCGCACCGGCGCCCTCGCTCTCGTCGAGGACACCCCCACCCACGCCCTGGCCCGGCTCGACTCCGCCGACCTGGCGGCGGTCACCCAGATGCAGGCCGTCGTCGAACGCACCCCGCCGTACCGGCTGGTGGAGCTCCGCGTCCACCCCACCGCCGAGATCGACGACCCGCGGCTGACCGCGCCGGGCACCCGTACCGAAGGCCGGGTCCCCACGCCGGCCTCGGAGGTGGCGGCGCAGGTCTTCGCCGAACTCGGCCTGCCGGGGCTGGCGTTGGCGGCCGCCGACCCGCGAGGCACGGTCTGGGCCCTCGCCCGCGGCTGGTCCGCCCTCGATCCGGTCGAGCCGCTGACGACCCGGCACCGCTTCCCCGCCGGTTCCGTCACCACGCTGGTGACGGCCACCGCCGTGCTGCGCCTGGTCGCCGACGGCCGCGTCGGCCTGGACGACCCCGCCGACCGGAACCTGCACACCGTCCGCCTCGCCGACCCCGCCATCACCGTCCGGGAGCTGCTCGGCCACACCGGCGGCGTGGACACCCCGTCCGAACGGCTCACCGACCAGGTGCCGGACCCCCTCGCCCTGTTCGGCCCGGTCATCCCCTGCGGCGGACCGCGAGGCCGGCACGCGCGCAGCGACGCGGGCTACGCCGCGCTCGGTCTGCTCGTCGAGAACCTCACCGGATCGCCCTTCCCGCAGGCCGCCGCCGACCTCGTACTGCGGCCCCTGGGCATGACCGACTCCTTCTTCCCGGCCCACCGGCCCGCCGCGTCCGGCGAGACGCACACGGTCACCGGGTACGTCGCCTTCGAGGACGGCACTCTCATCCCCGTACGGGAACGGGTGAGCACCATGCCCGCCGCGGCCGGCCTGTGGACGACGGCACCCGACCTGGTGCGCTTCGGCCTCGGCTGGCACACCCTCCTCCCCGACGATCTGGCGCGCCAGGCCCTCACCCCGCAGACCGCCCTCCCCGGCGCGGGCCACGCCGGCCTGGGCTGGGAGCTGGACCCGAGCGGGGAGGTCGCGGGACGCACCGGCCACCTCCCCGGCGCCTCCGCCTCCCTCGCCGTCCACCTGCGCGACCGGCGGGTCCACGTCGCCCTGACCAACCGGAGCACGCCCCTCGAACCGGTCAACGGCCGCATCCTGCGCGCCCTCGGCTGA
- a CDS encoding serine hydrolase: MTHGISRRARWVAGGALVACVAAAAPATAATAPTVSCTSSKAGLADKLKRDITSALANRKGTIAVGLYDRSTKTTCTLRASSAYDSASVVKVTVLATLLWDAKLHNRYLTDRETTLAKAMITKSDNSATSTLWKQLGLTKIKGFLSAAGMTQTKPGADGYWGLTQITVTDEQKLLKLITASNTVLSDNSRTYIRKLMSQVISSQRWGTPYGAPSDVTVHVKNGWLQRSTHGWRVHSVGTFKGGGHDYMITVLTHDNSTMKYGITTIQGVAKVIHRDLAAS, encoded by the coding sequence ATGACTCACGGCATATCCAGACGCGCCAGATGGGTGGCGGGGGGCGCGCTCGTCGCGTGTGTGGCCGCAGCCGCCCCCGCCACCGCCGCCACGGCCCCCACCGTCAGCTGTACGTCGTCCAAGGCGGGCCTCGCCGACAAGCTGAAGCGGGACATCACCTCGGCCCTCGCCAACCGCAAGGGCACGATCGCCGTCGGCCTCTACGACCGCAGCACCAAGACGACCTGCACCCTGCGCGCTTCGTCGGCCTACGACTCCGCGAGCGTCGTCAAGGTCACCGTCCTCGCCACGCTGCTGTGGGACGCGAAGCTGCACAACCGCTACCTGACCGACCGCGAGACCACCCTCGCCAAGGCCATGATCACCAAGTCGGACAACAGCGCCACCAGCACCCTGTGGAAGCAGCTGGGCCTGACGAAGATCAAGGGCTTCCTGAGCGCGGCCGGCATGACCCAGACCAAGCCCGGCGCCGACGGCTACTGGGGGCTGACCCAGATCACGGTCACCGACGAGCAGAAGCTCCTCAAGCTGATCACCGCGTCGAACACGGTCCTGAGCGACAACTCCCGCACGTACATCCGCAAGTTGATGAGCCAGGTCATCTCCTCGCAGCGCTGGGGCACCCCGTACGGCGCCCCCTCCGACGTCACCGTGCACGTCAAGAACGGCTGGCTGCAACGCTCCACGCACGGCTGGCGCGTCCACAGCGTCGGCACCTTCAAGGGCGGCGGCCACGACTACATGATCACGGTGCTCACGCACGACAACAGCACCATGAAATACGGCATCACGACCATCCAGGGCGTCGCCAAGGTCATCCACAGGGACCTCGCCGCGAGCTGA
- a CDS encoding glycosyltransferase family 39 protein — protein MTSATDPHPHPETTAVSPDRPPPGPPAAPPDQAPRWSLPALLAILVLAGVLYAWNLSGSSLNSFYSAAVYSGTQSWKAWFFGSLDAGNFITVDKPPFALMVMGLSCRVLGFGTWQMMAPEIAAALGTIWILHSSVKRAFGHAAAAIAALVLALTPITVAINRDNNPDTILVLLMVGGAALALRALRTDRLLPLIGSAVLFGLAFNTKMLQGYIALPAVFAVYVYASKPGWRKKAVNLALAAVALAVASFWWAAAVSLVPADDRPYIGGSTDGSAWDLIMGYNGLGRVLGGEGNGGGGGGGGGGGTFAGTAGIGRMFNDVLGGQISWLIPFAFLALAAGLVLRGRAPRTDPTRAALVLWGGWLVLHYLTFALAEGTMHPYYTTALAPGIAALTGGGGVMLWRAFRGGDARWSWVLPAGLAVTGVWAVVLLRRATGWNTWLWPVVGVVMALAIVGLFVFRTAGSGTRARLLAVSLAAAVVAGLAGPTAYAASPAFDSASGGMGGTNPTAGPSTGNGMGGPGGGRGGDGGGPGGMPDGARQGSGQAGGEFPGGDGRMQPGGGGGELPQGGGAPGGANGEFPGGDSARSGGFGGGGSDGGGGGPMGGGSVDSELIAYLEKHQDGAKWLLAVSNSQSAGQLILSTHKPVISMWGFTGSDQAMTLAKLKELVKKGELHYIQLGGGGMGGNSSLNQEITSWVQKNGTAVKASEYASTSTTESTSDSASDSATSTIYRLDPSDVG, from the coding sequence GTGACATCTGCCACCGATCCACACCCCCACCCCGAGACCACGGCCGTTTCTCCCGACCGGCCGCCACCCGGCCCACCGGCGGCACCTCCGGACCAAGCCCCCCGCTGGTCACTGCCCGCGCTGCTCGCGATCCTGGTCCTGGCCGGCGTCCTGTACGCCTGGAACCTGTCCGGCAGCAGCCTGAACAGCTTCTACAGCGCGGCGGTCTACAGCGGTACGCAGAGCTGGAAGGCGTGGTTCTTCGGCTCGCTCGACGCGGGCAACTTCATCACCGTCGACAAGCCGCCGTTCGCCCTCATGGTCATGGGCCTGTCGTGCCGCGTCCTCGGCTTCGGCACCTGGCAGATGATGGCGCCCGAGATCGCTGCCGCGCTCGGCACGATCTGGATCCTGCACAGCTCCGTGAAGCGGGCCTTCGGGCACGCCGCCGCCGCGATCGCCGCGCTGGTCCTCGCGCTCACCCCGATCACGGTCGCGATCAACCGTGACAACAACCCCGACACGATCCTCGTCCTGCTGATGGTCGGCGGCGCGGCCCTGGCGCTGCGCGCCCTGCGCACCGACCGGCTGCTGCCGCTCATCGGCTCCGCGGTCCTGTTCGGGCTCGCCTTCAACACCAAGATGCTCCAGGGCTACATCGCCCTGCCCGCCGTCTTCGCCGTGTACGTGTACGCCTCGAAGCCCGGCTGGCGGAAGAAGGCCGTCAACCTGGCCCTGGCCGCCGTCGCGCTGGCCGTCGCCAGCTTCTGGTGGGCCGCGGCCGTCTCGCTGGTCCCGGCCGACGACCGGCCGTACATCGGCGGTTCGACCGACGGCTCCGCCTGGGACCTGATCATGGGCTACAACGGCCTGGGCCGGGTCCTCGGTGGCGAGGGCAACGGCGGGGGCGGCGGCGGAGGCGGCGGAGGCGGCACCTTCGCCGGCACCGCGGGCATCGGGCGGATGTTCAACGACGTCCTCGGCGGCCAGATCTCCTGGCTGATCCCCTTCGCCTTCCTCGCGCTCGCCGCCGGTCTGGTGCTGCGCGGCCGGGCCCCGCGCACCGACCCGACGCGGGCCGCGCTCGTGCTGTGGGGCGGCTGGCTGGTGCTGCACTACCTGACCTTCGCGTTGGCCGAGGGCACCATGCACCCGTACTACACGACCGCGCTCGCCCCGGGCATCGCGGCGCTCACCGGTGGCGGCGGCGTGATGCTGTGGCGCGCCTTCCGCGGTGGCGACGCCCGCTGGTCGTGGGTGCTGCCCGCGGGCCTCGCGGTCACCGGCGTCTGGGCGGTCGTGCTGCTGCGCCGGGCCACCGGCTGGAACACCTGGCTGTGGCCGGTCGTCGGCGTGGTCATGGCGCTCGCGATCGTGGGCCTGTTCGTCTTCCGTACGGCGGGCTCCGGGACCCGGGCCCGGCTGCTGGCCGTGTCCCTGGCCGCGGCGGTCGTGGCGGGCCTCGCCGGTCCGACGGCGTACGCCGCCTCGCCGGCCTTCGACTCCGCTTCCGGCGGCATGGGAGGCACCAATCCCACGGCGGGCCCGTCGACCGGGAACGGCATGGGCGGGCCCGGTGGCGGCCGGGGCGGCGACGGAGGTGGCCCCGGCGGCATGCCGGACGGCGCCCGGCAGGGCAGCGGTCAGGCGGGCGGGGAGTTCCCCGGTGGCGATGGCCGGATGCAGCCCGGTGGCGGTGGCGGCGAGCTTCCGCAGGGCGGTGGCGCACCGGGCGGCGCGAACGGGGAGTTCCCGGGCGGTGACAGCGCTCGCAGCGGCGGCTTCGGCGGTGGCGGTAGCGATGGCGGCGGTGGCGGCCCCATGGGCGGCGGCAGCGTCGACAGCGAGCTGATCGCGTACCTGGAGAAGCACCAGGACGGCGCCAAGTGGCTGCTCGCGGTCTCCAACTCGCAGAGCGCGGGCCAGCTGATCCTGAGCACCCACAAGCCCGTCATCTCCATGTGGGGCTTCACCGGCTCCGACCAGGCGATGACCCTGGCCAAGCTCAAGGAGCTGGTGAAGAAGGGCGAGTTGCACTACATCCAGCTCGGCGGTGGCGGCATGGGCGGCAACAGCAGCCTCAACCAGGAGATCACCAGCTGGGTGCAGAAGAACGGCACGGCGGTGAAGGCGAGCGAGTACGCCTCGACTTCGACGACGGAGTCGACCTCCGACTCCGCCTCCGACTCCGCCACGTCGACGATCTACCGCCTCGACCCGTCGGACGTCGGCTGA
- a CDS encoding endonuclease I family protein encodes MLATRIRRWKSVALATAAVMAGLCAPALTATPAAATTTAYDSTYYKNAIGKTGTSLKSSLHTIISANVSKISYSAVWDALKVTDQDPNNTSNVLLLYSGVSRSKSLNGGDVGDWNREHTWAKSHGDFGEVVGPGTDLHHLRACDVQVNSTRGNLDFDNGGSAVTNGGGSTVDSDSFAPRAADRGDVARMILYMAVRYEGDDGFADLEPNEKVGNGSNPYMGKLSVLKAWNEADPPSAFEERRNQVIYDTYQHNRNPFIDHPEWVEAIW; translated from the coding sequence ATGCTGGCGACACGCATACGGCGCTGGAAGTCGGTGGCCCTGGCCACGGCCGCCGTCATGGCCGGCCTCTGCGCCCCGGCGCTCACCGCGACCCCGGCCGCCGCCACGACCACGGCGTACGACTCGACGTACTACAAGAACGCGATCGGCAAGACGGGCACGAGCCTGAAGTCGTCCCTGCACACGATCATCAGCGCCAACGTCTCGAAGATCTCGTACTCCGCGGTCTGGGACGCGCTCAAGGTCACCGACCAGGACCCGAACAACACCAGCAACGTCCTGCTCCTGTACAGCGGCGTCTCGCGCAGCAAGTCCCTCAACGGCGGTGACGTCGGCGACTGGAACCGTGAGCACACCTGGGCCAAGTCGCACGGCGACTTCGGCGAGGTGGTCGGCCCGGGCACCGACCTGCACCATCTGCGCGCCTGTGACGTCCAGGTCAACAGCACCCGCGGCAACCTGGACTTCGACAACGGCGGCAGCGCGGTCACCAACGGCGGCGGCTCCACCGTCGACTCCGACTCCTTCGCGCCGCGCGCCGCGGACCGGGGCGACGTGGCCCGCATGATCCTCTACATGGCCGTGCGCTACGAGGGTGACGACGGCTTCGCCGACCTGGAACCCAACGAGAAGGTCGGCAACGGCTCCAACCCGTACATGGGCAAGCTCTCCGTCCTCAAGGCCTGGAACGAGGCGGACCCGCCGAGTGCCTTCGAGGAGCGCCGCAACCAGGTCATCTACGACACCTACCAGCACAACCGCAACCCGTTCATCGACCACCCGGAGTGGGTCGAGGCGATCTGGTAG
- a CDS encoding thiamine pyrophosphate-binding protein, translating into MTHDHDLVLRPTEAQTAAALNPPAGRNGGDLVVETLAALGTTTVFGLPGQHALGMFDALRRSDLRYVGLRVENNAGFAADAYGRITGEAAPLLLSTGPGALTSLAALQEAAAASAPVLAISSQIPSAGLGGGRHGYLHELPDQSASFRGVVKSVHTVRTQSQIPSAIEAAWKSALTAPHGPVWVEIPQDVLLAETSIPVVTGGDAFPEELPPRVELTAVAADLLSKAARPAIIAGGGVVRSDASGKLRQLAELVQAPVVTTPGGKGAFPWTHPLSLQSWIEDRYVTDFLEEADVLLVVGSGLGELSSNYHTFKPRGRVIQIEADLGKLESNHPALGIHADARLALQALLETVSPRTDETAPERVREVLTRVADRIAAQELTLEQDVLASVRRALPADSPSFWDMTILAYWAWSAFDAKGPNLLHSAQGAGGLGYGFPAALGAAVADGSRPVLAVSGDGGALYSIAELATARQYDLNVTWLIVDDGGYGILREYMTDAFGEATATELTRPDYVALAESFGVPGVRTSAETLETDLTKALSEPGPSVVVLPAVLRMFAATHSE; encoded by the coding sequence GTGACCCACGACCACGACCTGGTGCTCCGCCCCACGGAGGCCCAGACCGCCGCCGCCCTGAACCCGCCCGCCGGCCGGAACGGCGGAGACCTGGTCGTGGAGACCCTGGCCGCGCTCGGCACGACGACGGTCTTCGGCCTGCCGGGCCAGCACGCGCTCGGCATGTTCGACGCGCTGCGGCGCAGCGATCTGCGCTATGTGGGCCTGCGCGTGGAGAACAACGCCGGGTTCGCGGCGGACGCGTACGGCCGGATCACGGGCGAGGCGGCCCCGCTGCTGCTGTCGACGGGCCCGGGCGCGCTGACGTCGCTCGCCGCGCTCCAGGAGGCGGCGGCGGCCTCGGCCCCGGTCCTCGCGATCAGCAGCCAGATCCCTTCCGCCGGCCTCGGCGGCGGCCGCCACGGCTACCTCCACGAACTCCCGGACCAGTCCGCGTCCTTCCGGGGCGTGGTGAAGTCGGTCCACACCGTGCGCACCCAGTCCCAGATCCCGTCCGCGATCGAGGCGGCCTGGAAGTCGGCCCTGACGGCCCCGCACGGTCCGGTGTGGGTGGAGATCCCGCAGGACGTGCTGCTGGCCGAGACGTCGATCCCGGTGGTGACGGGCGGCGACGCGTTCCCGGAGGAACTGCCGCCGCGCGTCGAACTGACGGCGGTGGCGGCGGACCTGCTGTCGAAGGCGGCCCGCCCGGCGATCATCGCGGGCGGGGGAGTCGTACGGTCGGACGCGAGCGGGAAGCTGCGGCAGCTGGCGGAGCTGGTGCAGGCCCCGGTGGTGACGACGCCGGGCGGCAAGGGGGCGTTCCCCTGGACCCACCCCCTGTCCCTCCAGTCCTGGATCGAGGACCGGTACGTCACGGACTTCCTGGAGGAGGCGGACGTACTGCTGGTGGTCGGCTCGGGCCTCGGCGAACTGTCGTCGAACTACCACACGTTCAAGCCGCGTGGCCGGGTGATCCAGATCGAGGCGGACCTCGGCAAGCTGGAGTCCAACCACCCGGCGCTGGGCATCCACGCGGACGCGCGGCTGGCGTTGCAGGCGCTGCTGGAGACGGTGTCCCCGAGGACGGACGAGACCGCGCCGGAACGGGTCCGTGAGGTCCTGACCCGCGTCGCGGACCGCATCGCCGCCCAGGAACTCACCCTGGAACAGGACGTGTTGGCGTCGGTACGCCGTGCCCTCCCCGCTGACTCCCCGTCCTTCTGGGACATGACGATCCTGGCCTACTGGGCCTGGTCCGCCTTCGACGCCAAGGGCCCCAACCTCCTCCACTCCGCCCAGGGCGCGGGCGGCCTCGGCTACGGCTTCCCGGCGGCGCTGGGCGCGGCGGTGGCCGACGGTTCGCGGCCGGTGCTGGCGGTGTCGGGGGACGGGGGTGCGCTGTACTCGATCGCCGAGCTGGCGACCGCTCGCCAGTACGACCTGAACGTGACGTGGCTGATCGTCGACGACGGCGGTTACGGCATCCTGCGCGAGTACATGACGGACGCGTTCGGCGAGGCCACGGCGACGGAACTGACGCGGCCGGACTATGTGGCGCTGGCGGAGTCGTTCGGGGTGCCGGGGGTGCGGACGTCGGCGGAGACGCTGGAGACGGACCTGACGAAGGCGCTGTCCGAGCCCGGGCCTTCGGTGGTGGTGCTGCCGGCGGTACTGCGGATGTTCGCGGCTACGCATTCGGAGTGA
- the speB gene encoding agmatinase, which produces MSSNETPRGPVDSSRIPRYAGPATFARLPRLDEVGRADVAVVGVPFDSGVSYRPGARFGGNAIREASRLLRPYNPAQDASPFALAQVADGGDIAVNPFNINEAVETIEAAADDLLGTGARLMTLGGDHTIALPLLRSVAKKHGPVALLHFDAHLDTWDTYFGAEYTHGTPFRRAVEEGILDTSALSHVGTRGPLYGKQDLTDDEKMGFGIVTSADIYRRGADEVADQLRQRIGDRPLYISIDIDCLDPAHAPGTGTPEAGGMTSRELLEILRGLASCNLVSADVVEVAPAYDHAEITSVAASHTAYELTTIMSRQIAQEKAAK; this is translated from the coding sequence ATGAGCAGCAACGAGACGCCCCGCGGCCCCGTCGACTCCTCCCGCATCCCGCGGTACGCCGGCCCCGCGACCTTCGCCCGGCTGCCCCGCCTCGACGAGGTCGGCCGCGCCGACGTCGCCGTGGTGGGCGTGCCGTTCGACTCGGGCGTCTCGTACCGGCCGGGCGCCCGCTTCGGCGGCAACGCGATCCGTGAGGCGTCCCGGCTCCTGCGCCCCTACAACCCGGCGCAGGACGCCTCCCCGTTCGCGCTCGCGCAGGTCGCGGACGGCGGGGACATCGCGGTGAACCCGTTCAACATCAACGAGGCCGTCGAGACGATCGAGGCCGCGGCCGACGACCTGCTCGGCACCGGCGCCCGCCTGATGACCCTCGGCGGCGACCACACCATCGCGCTGCCGCTGCTGCGCTCGGTCGCCAAGAAGCACGGCCCGGTCGCCCTGCTGCACTTCGACGCCCACCTCGACACCTGGGACACCTACTTCGGCGCCGAGTACACGCACGGCACGCCGTTCCGGCGCGCGGTCGAGGAAGGCATCCTCGACACGTCCGCCCTCTCCCACGTCGGCACGCGCGGCCCGCTCTACGGCAAGCAGGACCTCACCGACGACGAGAAGATGGGCTTCGGCATCGTCACCTCGGCGGACATCTACCGCCGCGGCGCCGACGAGGTCGCCGACCAGCTGCGCCAGCGCATCGGCGACCGCCCCCTCTACATCTCCATCGACATCGACTGCCTGGACCCGGCCCACGCCCCCGGCACGGGCACGCCCGAGGCGGGCGGCATGACGTCCAGGGAACTCCTGGAGATCCTGCGCGGCCTGGCCTCCTGCAACCTGGTCTCGGCCGACGTCGTCGAGGTGGCCCCCGCGTACGATCACGCGGAGATCACGTCGGTGGCCGCGTCCCACACGGCGTACGAACTCACCACGATCATGTCCCGTCAGATCGCCCAGGAGAAGGCAGCGAAGTGA
- a CDS encoding sodium:solute symporter, with protein sequence MAIDYTVIVVYLLGMLAMGWWGMRRARSKSEFLVAGRRLGPAMYSGTMAAIVLGGASTIGGVGLGYQYGLSGAWMVFTIGLGLLALSVFFSARIARLKVYTVSEMLDLRYGGRAGVISGVVMWAYTLMLAVTSTIAYATIFDVLFDMNRTVAIVLGGSIVVAYSTLGGMWSITLTDMVQFVVKTVGVLLLLLPIAVVKAGGFGEMRDQLPTSYFDPLGIGGETIFTYVLIYTFGMLIGQDIWQRVFTARSDTTAKWGGTVAGTYCLVYALAGAVIGTAAKVLYPKLGSADDAFATIVKDELPVGVRGLVLAAALAAVMSTSSGALIACATVANNDIWSRLRGKVTGGERDEVAGNRAFILIMGVGVIGTAIALNNVVEALTVAYNLLVGGLLVPILGGLLWKRGTVHGALASVIVGGLAVIGLMAGYGILANEPVYYGLLLSLAAYVAVSLATPATDEAVLTAWRERLAGRGAPELVSEPVPAPQ encoded by the coding sequence ATGGCCATCGACTACACAGTCATCGTCGTCTATCTGCTCGGCATGCTGGCCATGGGCTGGTGGGGCATGCGCCGCGCCAGGTCCAAGAGCGAGTTCCTGGTCGCGGGCCGTCGTCTGGGCCCCGCCATGTACTCCGGCACCATGGCCGCCATCGTCCTCGGCGGCGCGTCCACGATCGGCGGCGTCGGCCTCGGCTACCAGTACGGGCTGTCCGGCGCGTGGATGGTCTTCACCATCGGCCTCGGTCTGCTGGCGCTGAGCGTCTTCTTCTCGGCCCGCATCGCCCGCCTGAAGGTCTACACCGTCTCCGAGATGCTGGACCTCCGCTACGGCGGCCGGGCCGGCGTCATCTCCGGCGTCGTCATGTGGGCGTACACCCTCATGCTCGCGGTGACCTCCACCATCGCCTACGCCACGATCTTCGACGTCCTCTTCGACATGAACCGGACCGTCGCGATCGTCCTCGGCGGCTCGATCGTCGTCGCGTACTCGACGCTCGGCGGCATGTGGTCGATCACCCTCACCGACATGGTCCAGTTCGTGGTGAAGACGGTCGGCGTCCTGCTCCTGCTGCTCCCGATCGCCGTCGTCAAGGCGGGCGGCTTCGGCGAGATGAGGGACCAGCTGCCGACCTCGTACTTCGACCCGCTCGGCATCGGCGGCGAGACGATCTTCACCTACGTCCTGATCTATACGTTCGGCATGCTCATCGGTCAGGACATCTGGCAGCGCGTCTTCACCGCCCGCAGCGACACGACGGCCAAGTGGGGTGGCACGGTCGCGGGCACCTACTGCCTCGTGTACGCCCTCGCCGGCGCCGTCATCGGCACGGCGGCCAAGGTCCTCTATCCCAAGCTGGGCAGCGCCGACGACGCCTTCGCCACCATCGTCAAGGACGAACTCCCGGTCGGCGTGAGGGGCTTGGTGCTGGCCGCCGCGCTCGCCGCCGTGATGTCGACGTCCTCCGGCGCGCTGATCGCCTGCGCCACCGTCGCCAACAACGACATCTGGTCGCGCCTGCGGGGCAAGGTCACCGGCGGCGAGCGCGACGAGGTGGCGGGCAACCGCGCCTTCATCCTCATCATGGGCGTCGGTGTCATCGGCACGGCGATCGCCCTCAACAACGTAGTCGAGGCGCTGACGGTGGCGTACAACCTGCTCGTCGGCGGACTCCTCGTCCCGATCCTCGGCGGTCTGCTGTGGAAGCGCGGCACCGTCCACGGCGCGCTCGCCTCCGTGATCGTCGGCGGCCTCGCGGTCATCGGCCTGATGGCGGGCTACGGCATCCTCGCCAACGAGCCCGTCTACTACGGCCTGCTGCTCTCCCTCGCCGCCTATGTGGCGGTGTCCCTGGCGACCCCCGCGACCGACGAGGCGGTCCTCACGGCCTGGCGCGAGCGGCTGGCCGGCCGGGGCGCCCCCGAACTCGTGTCCGAACCCGTCCCGGCTCCCCAGTAG